From Bacteroidota bacterium:
TTGTTTGTGATAAAAGATCGGTCAACTGCGAAAAAACATATTTACCTTGATTCATTTAGCGCTGATTTTGAGCATATTACACTCAAAAAATGCTGAATCAATTTCAAATCGTCTTAGCAACTAAAAGCCCTGTAACTCAATAATAACAATACTTTCAAAGAACGTTATATATATACATCAAAACAGTAATGGAACTCATTAAAAATTAAAAAAATGAAACAGAGATACATTATTTTAGTAATACTATTAATTACATTTGGGGTATTCGCACAAGCGCCACAAAAAATGAGTTATCAAACAGTGGTGCGAAACGGAGGCAATGCATTAATGGTCAATAGTGCAATTGGTGTGCAAATAAGTATTTTGCAAGGTTCTTCCACCGGCGCTTCAGTTTTTGCAGAAACACATTCTGTTACAACAAATGCAAATGGTTTAACTACTTTCGAAATTGGCTCCGGAGTAACTGTTGCCGGCTCTTTTGCCGCAATTAATTGGGGTGCCGGCCCATACTTTATTAAAACAGAAATTGACCCTGCCGGAGGAGCAAATTACACGATAGCCGGAACGAGTGAATTGTTGAGTGTGCCGTATTCATTATTTTCTGCAGGTGCGGCTAATGCGTGGAATATAATGGGCAACACAGGAAGTAGCCCGAATTTGAATTTCATTGGAACTACTGACGATAAAGATTTGGTATTTAAAAGATTTAATATCAGAGCCGGATTTTTAGACGCTACCAATACTGCTTTTGGTGTGGGTTCATTTGTAAATATTTCCGGAAACTCTAACATTGCCATTGGTCATCGGGCATTAAGTTCACCACTTTTTTCGGCCAACTCATGTACGGCGGTCGGGAAGGACGCTTTGCTTAATAATACCACAGGAACAGATAATACAGCTATTGGTAGAAATTCAATGCGGTACAACACAACAGGTCTCGATAATGCCGCAATTGGAAAGGATGCATTGGGCGTAAACTCAACGGGTAGTTTCAATACAGCTTGTGGTGAAGACGCTTTGTCTAACAACGACAGTGGCAATAATAATTCGGCCATTGGTAATATATCTTTAAATTGGAATATTGTTGGCAATAATAATTCGGCTGTTGGATTTGAAGCTCTTTTTAATAGTAACGGTGACTTTAATACCGGAATTGGTAGTGGTGCCGGAAAAAATTTAACTACTGGATTAAGAAATATTATGGTAGGGGCGAACACAATCGCTCCGAGTGCTACTGCCAACGATCAACTTAACATCGGCAACACCATTTATGGAAACTGTCTTACTAAAAATATTGGCATAAACACAACAAATCCAAATTCAAGACTGGAAGTTGCCGGATCTTTAACAGTACCATATGTTACTACTGCGTCTGCAACCGGTACTTTTGTCGTTAATGATACTCACTATACAATACATATAATGAATGCAATTGCGGATGTGGAATTGCCTAATGCGGCCACTTGTTTAGGTAGAGTTTATATTTTGATTGCAAACAGTGGAATTGGAGCAAAAAATATTTCTTTTTCCGGTGGCGGAAGTATTTATGATGATGTTACAAATACAAATATTACGAACATTAGTGGCGGTCAGCGCATCCAAATACAAAGTAATGGCACCGGTTGGATTGTTATTGGCAGATAATACCAATTTGTATCAAATCATTCTGGAGCATACGAGGCTTCGCATTAGTGTATTGTCCGCAGGAATGATTTAATTCTACTTATTCTCGAAAATCTCAAACTCGTAGCTTTCCATGATCTGGTTGGCCAGGAGTTTTTTGCAGGCTTCGTCAACTTTAGCTGTGGCGGTATCTTTGGAAGGTGCTTCCAATTCCAGGGTAATATGTTTTCCAATACGAACGTTTTGCACTTCGGGCAAACCAATGTTTTTCATACTGCCCGTAACAGCTTTACCTTGCGGGTCAAGCAATGCTTTTAATGGCATTACGTCAATTTCTGCTCTGAATTTCATGGTGAGTGTTTTTAATTTTTTAATTCTTTAGGGATGATGTTGCTCTGAGCGATGTCATCCCTGTTATCATACAAATAGTTTAGCGGCTTTTACATTTTCGTAAACAGATCGTATACCTTCTTCCAGGTCTATTTTGTGCTTCCATCCTAATGAATGCAGCTTCGTAACATCAAGCAATTTACGCGGTGTGCCGTCGGGTTTTGAAGAATCAAATTTCAGCTCGCCGGTATAGCCGACGATCTTTTTGATCATTAATGCGAGATCTTTTATGGTCAGGTCTTCCCCGCAGCCAATATTGATCTGTCCGGGTTCATTATAATTTTCCATTAAAAATACAGAAGCATCAGCCATATCATCAACATGTAAAAACTCCCTGCGCGGACTGCCGCTGCCCCACACTTCAACGAACAGACTGCCTTTAGTCTTCGCGGTATGAACCTTTCGCAGCAACGCCGGTAAAACATGTGAATTGTTCAGATCATAGCTGTCGTTCGGTCCATAGAGGTTTGTGGGCATTACTGACACAAAGTTACAGCCATACTGGCTCCGGTACGCATCGCACATTTTAATGCCTGCGATCTTGGCTATGGCATAAGGTTCATTGGTATTCTCTAAAAGTCCGGTAAGCAAATATTCTTCTTTGAGAGGCTGAGGCGCCAGTTTAGGGTATATACATGATGAACCAAGGAACATCAGTTTCTTCACCTTATTTATGTACGAGTGGTGAATGATATTCGATTGTATCAGCAGGTTATCATAGATAAATTCGGCGCGGAAAGTATTGTTTGCATTAATTCCTCCGACTTTTGCAGCGGCTAAAAAAACACGATCAGGCTTTTCTGTTTTAAAGAATGCTTCCACAGCCATTTGGTTGCGCAGATCCATTTCGGACGAGGTGCGCGTAACAATATTTGTAAAACCTAAAGTTTCCAGCCTGCGGATAATAGCAGATCCCACCATTCCCCTGTGACCGGCTACGTATATTTTATCTGTTTTATTCATTTTTCTAACGTTCCTTCGGAGAGGGTCGGGGAGAGGTCTTATTCGTGAAAATTCATTATATCATGCCCGCCTTCCAGCAGGTATTTGTCCTTCTCAAATAGTTTCAGGTCTGCCTGAACCATTTCTTTGCAAAGCTCTTCAACAGTGTATTTAGGCTCCCATCCCAGGTCGTTTTTTGCTTTAGAAGCATCTCCCACTAACAGATCTACCTCACTTGGGCGAAAATAACGCGGATCGATTTCAACAACAATTTTTCCAGTAGCAGCATTGGTACCCTTTTCATCCACTCCTTTACCCTGCCATTTCAGCTCGATACCAACTTCCTTAAACGCCATCTCAACAAATTTCCGGACAGAAACTTTTTTTCCGGTGGCTAAAACATAATCTTCGGCTTTGTCCTGTTGCATCATTAGCCACATTCCTTCAACATAATCCTTAGCATGTCCCCAATCGCGTTCAGAATCAATATTTCCGAGGAATAATTTCTGCTGCAGGCCTAAACTTATTTTAGCTGCTGCGCGTGTGATTTTGCGTGTAACAAATGTTTCTCCGCGAAGGGGGCTTTCATGGTTGAATAAAATGCCATTACAGGCAAACATATCATATGATTCACGGTAATTTTTTGTGATCCAGAACGCGTAAAGTTTAGCAACACCATACGGACTGCGCGGATAAAAAGGAGTTGTTTCCCGCTGTGGGATCTCCTGCACCAGCCCATAAAGCTCAGATGTTGAAGCCTGGTAAAATTTTGTTTTTTTCTCTCTGCCTAATATCCGGATGGCCTCTAATAAACGCAATGTGCCTATTCCATCAGCATTGGCGGTATATTCAGGGGTTTCGAACGATACTTTTACATGGGATTGAGCTGCGAGATTATACACTTCATCGGGCTGAACTTCCTGTACGATCCGGATAAGGTTTGTTGAATCCGTCAGATCGCCATAGTGCAGGAAAAAATTAACCTTGTTTTCATGCACATCTTTGTACAAATGGTCAATTCTGGATGTATTAAAAAGAGAGCTCCTTCTTTTTATTCCATGCACAATATATCCCTTTTTTAATAAAAAATCACTCAAATAAGCACCATCCTGACCGGTAACCCCGGTTATTAACGCAACTTTAGCCATGTAAAGGATTTAAATTTATGATTACAATAATACTAAAAAAACAGGAATAAATATGGAATTGGATGAAAGAGAATATGCGAGTGGCAGAATTTAGAATATTGATTTATACAATTAACGGCTCCCTGAAGAAATAAGAATGTCTGCAGCATAAATGTAAATATTGCCTGGTCCTGAATTCTCATTTAGCTGCCTGAAGGGTAAACTCCTTTTCTGCCTTTTTCTGTACAATACTCATAAAAGAGTGGTTCTCAATTTTAGAATCTATCCAGGAGATCAGATCAAAATTTCTCATCGCAGATCTTTCAGAATAATTTTTTAATTTTTCCAGCTCGTCTTTGAGGGCTTGGAATAACTCTATACGTTCTTTGTCATTATTTACTTCCGGAAGTTTTTTGTTGAAAAAATCAAGCATGATGAATTCAAATTGATGCAACTCTTTCAGTTTGTCCAGCTTCCGGAAAGCGGATTTTCCTATATAAGATAGGAGATCAAGGTTTCCTAATTCGTAATGAACAAGAAGGATCAGAATTTTGCATATCGAATAAATATCTTCACGCAAGCCGGTTTTCGCGATCAAATCTATGGTGTTATTTAACCATACCAGGGCTGATCTGTAATTTTCCAATCCAAAATAAGTGTAAAAAAAATAGAAGTTTAATACGATCTTGTTTGATGTACTTAAGTTTTTTTCAATGATTACTTTGTTTTCTTCAACTTCCCTGACAAGCTGCAATGATTTATGAAATTGCCCGGTGTCAAGATAAATGGAAAACAAAGAACCGGTTGACATAGAGTAGATGCTGGATTGAAGGAAATCACTGCCTTTTATATTGTATTGAAGGGGAATAGATTTTAATTTTATTACAGCAATTTCTGCTTCACTGTAGTTTTTCTCTTCAAGGCAAAATTGGAGGTATCCGGCTAATGAATTAAAGTAAGTTAATATACTTGCCAGGGAGGGATTTTTTCTGGGAGTCGAAAATTTTACATATCTATCTGCGTATTGAAGAGCTTTTTTGTTTCTGAATTTCATTAACGCTCCCCTTGATAAAAGAAAGTAAAAGGTAGATTTGCTTTTTAAAGAAAGCGCCATTTTCTCACTTTTCAAAAGAGGGTTTGCTAAAATGGAATTAATATATTTGATCTCATTTTTCTTTCGTATTGTTTGTCTTCCTCTTCCCAATTCTGTGATCTCAATGCTTAGTTTAAGATAGTCCAACCTGTTTTTTAATTGATGTAAGGCGGTAAGCGCCTCTTTATGGCTTTTCAATCTTAGTCTGTCGGCATAAGTCGATCTGTTATAAGCAGCCAATAACAAACTTTCCAGGTTCAGAATCTCGATCAATTGTTCCCATAATTCATTTTCCTTAGCTACTTTCTTTGCTTTTTTGATAAGTTTCGCGCAGGGTTCATTCAATCCCTTATGGAATAAGAATTCGATCTTATTGATTGTACTCCGTAATTTGTTTTCCAGGGAGTTTTCCAGATGATACATTTCCATACTTTTAAGTATCATTTCAAAAAGCCGTTTTTTTATCATCGGCAAATGGGGAATTTTATTTCCTTTTATGAGGGGCGTATCTTCGTTAAATTCTCTTTGATCTTCTATCGTGTTAAAGAGAATTTCGAAGAGATTCTCTTTTTTGCCTTTTTTTTGCAATGTATTTGTCGTAAAATATCTTTTTTCCGTCTTCGAAAGAGATTTTATCAGGTAGTAAAGGTCCGCGGAGCTCTTATTAGACATGTTATTTTTATTAACAAAATATGCCTGAATATAATAAAATTTGATGTTATATCAAATTCAGAATTGTTATTAATAGTCAAAAATTGGTTATTGATTTGGATCTGTCTTCTTTAAATTTGAAATACGATCTTTACAGGAGTTGAATTAACGTTAATTTATCCCGCATGATGACCAATACAAATCATAAGTCTGAATTTGCAAATGTTGTGAAAGTAAGATATGTCATTTCTTTGCTTTTGCTTTTGCTTTTTGCCGGTGCTGGTATTGCTAAAGGTGAA
This genomic window contains:
- a CDS encoding GDP-L-fucose synthase: MNKTDKIYVAGHRGMVGSAIIRRLETLGFTNIVTRTSSEMDLRNQMAVEAFFKTEKPDRVFLAAAKVGGINANNTFRAEFIYDNLLIQSNIIHHSYINKVKKLMFLGSSCIYPKLAPQPLKEEYLLTGLLENTNEPYAIAKIAGIKMCDAYRSQYGCNFVSVMPTNLYGPNDSYDLNNSHVLPALLRKVHTAKTKGSLFVEVWGSGSPRREFLHVDDMADASVFLMENYNEPGQINIGCGEDLTIKDLALMIKKIVGYTGELKFDSSKPDGTPRKLLDVTKLHSLGWKHKIDLEEGIRSVYENVKAAKLFV
- the purS gene encoding phosphoribosylformylglycinamidine synthase subunit PurS, translated to MKFRAEIDVMPLKALLDPQGKAVTGSMKNIGLPEVQNVRIGKHITLELEAPSKDTATAKVDEACKKLLANQIMESYEFEIFENK
- the gmd gene encoding GDP-mannose 4,6-dehydratase yields the protein MAKVALITGVTGQDGAYLSDFLLKKGYIVHGIKRRSSLFNTSRIDHLYKDVHENKVNFFLHYGDLTDSTNLIRIVQEVQPDEVYNLAAQSHVKVSFETPEYTANADGIGTLRLLEAIRILGREKKTKFYQASTSELYGLVQEIPQRETTPFYPRSPYGVAKLYAFWITKNYRESYDMFACNGILFNHESPLRGETFVTRKITRAAAKISLGLQQKLFLGNIDSERDWGHAKDYVEGMWLMMQQDKAEDYVLATGKKVSVRKFVEMAFKEVGIELKWQGKGVDEKGTNAATGKIVVEIDPRYFRPSEVDLLVGDASKAKNDLGWEPKYTVEELCKEMVQADLKLFEKDKYLLEGGHDIMNFHE